One part of the Banduia mediterranea genome encodes these proteins:
- a CDS encoding beta-ketoacyl-ACP synthase III → MAYSRIIGTGSYLPDKVLSNRDLETFVDTSDEWIFERTGIRSRHIAADDQVSSDLALPACQRALDAAGIGTDAVDLIVVATSTPDMIFPSTASLLQAKLGITQGAAFDIQAVCSGFVYALATADKFIASGQSKCALVVGAETFSRILDWSDRRTCVLFGDGAGAVVLKAGDEPGVMSTHLHSDGRYSSILRTPGTIAQGKVVGNPFVEMEGQSVFKMAVRVLAQVTREALAQHGLRGENIDWMVPHQANVRIIDTTAEKLGLRSDQVVRTVQHHGNTSAASIPLALDAAVRDGRIQPGHLVLMEAVGGGLTWGAALVRW, encoded by the coding sequence ATGGCCTATTCACGCATCATCGGAACCGGCAGCTATCTGCCGGACAAAGTGCTAAGCAATCGAGATCTCGAAACCTTCGTCGATACCAGCGACGAATGGATCTTCGAGCGGACCGGCATTCGCAGCCGCCACATCGCGGCCGACGATCAGGTGTCCAGCGATCTGGCATTGCCGGCCTGCCAGCGAGCGCTGGACGCAGCCGGCATCGGGACCGACGCAGTGGATCTGATCGTCGTGGCCACCTCCACACCGGACATGATCTTTCCGTCCACAGCCAGCCTGCTGCAGGCCAAGCTCGGCATCACCCAGGGCGCCGCCTTCGATATTCAGGCGGTCTGCAGCGGCTTCGTCTACGCGCTGGCCACGGCCGACAAGTTCATCGCATCCGGGCAGTCCAAGTGTGCGCTGGTGGTCGGCGCCGAAACCTTCTCGCGCATCCTCGACTGGAGCGATCGCCGCACCTGCGTACTGTTCGGCGATGGTGCCGGCGCGGTCGTGCTCAAGGCCGGTGACGAGCCGGGCGTGATGTCCACTCACCTGCATTCGGACGGCCGTTACAGTTCAATCCTGCGCACGCCGGGCACGATCGCGCAGGGCAAGGTTGTCGGCAATCCGTTCGTTGAAATGGAAGGCCAGTCCGTTTTCAAGATGGCGGTCCGGGTACTCGCTCAGGTCACGCGGGAAGCGCTCGCGCAGCACGGGCTGCGCGGCGAGAACATCGACTGGATGGTTCCGCATCAGGCCAATGTCCGTATCATCGACACCACCGCGGAAAAACTGGGCCTGCGTTCCGATCAGGTGGTACGGACGGTCCAGCATCACGGCAATACCTCGGCCGCCTCGATCCCGCTGGCGCTGGACGCTGCGGTACGCGACGGCCGTATCCAGCCTGGACATCTGGTGCTGATGGAAGCCGTGGGCGGCGGCCTGACCTGGGGCGCCGCACTGGTTCGCTGGTAA
- a CDS encoding GGDEF domain-containing protein produces MAAAFSLAMGLSLAMNLRYRLKVERQAGFDPLTGLPNRRLLSSRYQTAARLARRSRGRVGLLFLDLDDFQPVNDHYGHETGDRVLKMIAARLECCARSGEFVVRFGGDEFVILVDSVRDLRALRERMQSLREAIDAPMVIDGQALYVGFSCGGAVTPPGGGELPNLIEQADADMYESKSTKARRLALATS; encoded by the coding sequence ATGGCTGCTGCGTTCTCGCTGGCCATGGGCTTGTCACTGGCGATGAATTTGCGCTATCGACTCAAGGTGGAGCGCCAAGCCGGTTTCGATCCCCTGACTGGCCTGCCGAACCGGCGCCTGTTGAGCAGCCGCTACCAGACGGCCGCGCGTCTCGCGCGTCGTAGCCGGGGTCGTGTCGGACTGCTTTTCTTGGACCTCGACGATTTCCAGCCCGTCAACGATCACTACGGCCATGAAACGGGCGACCGGGTGCTCAAGATGATCGCGGCACGTCTGGAGTGCTGCGCTCGCAGCGGCGAGTTCGTCGTGCGCTTCGGGGGGGACGAGTTCGTGATACTGGTCGATTCGGTGCGCGATCTTCGCGCCTTGCGCGAACGCATGCAGAGCCTGCGCGAGGCCATCGATGCGCCCATGGTGATCGACGGGCAGGCACTCTACGTCGGCTTCAGTTGTGGCGGCGCGGTCACGCCACCGGGCGGTGGGGAATTGCCGAATCTGATCGAGCAGGCCGATGCGGACATGTATGAATCCAAGAGCACCAAGGCGCGAAGGCTGGCGCTGGCGACTTCCTGA
- a CDS encoding M1 family metallopeptidase produces MNKTSCLHTLRIGLVASLGLGGCATVATPGSNPAATGIYDPRETFAPLSLPQAANRYRSGNGAPGPDYWQNRVDYSIHADLDTESQQLGAREVIHYTNNSPDALASLWLQLDQNIYRKDARSIHASGWPRTKFTEGYRFAKVEVEVGGQRYPADYLIDDTRMQVRLRQPLPPGGADLKLHIDYDYDIPGDFGGRTAIGDSEHGPIYDIAQWYPRMAVYDDQRGWDTLPYLASEFYLEYGDFDYWITVPAAMLVAGSGELVNPQDVLTAQQRQRLKQARSSDRTVMIRSPEEVGDPASRPQSEKPLTWHYHMQDTRDTAFAASAAFVWDAARIQLPGGRTSLAMSYYPAERAGDDAWGRSTEFLKHAVEQFSQRWFPYPYPAAINVGGPVGGMEYPGILFDSMKDGGGKLFWITVHEIGHTWFPMIVGFDERRSAWMDEGFNTFIDVYESDDFNDGEFGPKRDSEYTPGGGSPVEEIIPIMSDPEAPIPLIRADAIAEKYRHSISYYKSALGLILLREQILGPERFDWAFRKFIADWAFKHPSPSDFFRAMDSAGGEDLSWFWRGWYLNNWTLDLATTGVHAVDGDDAKGYTVTIANLDRLVMPATVQIDFADGTQQRERLPAEAWLQKTEVGIHVDRPVARVSVDPDHLIPDRNRDNNVYEAPTP; encoded by the coding sequence ATGAACAAGACGTCGTGCCTGCACACGTTGAGAATCGGCCTGGTGGCCAGCCTAGGCCTGGGTGGCTGCGCCACCGTGGCGACACCCGGCAGCAATCCGGCCGCCACCGGGATCTACGATCCGCGCGAAACCTTCGCCCCCCTGAGCCTGCCGCAGGCAGCCAACCGATACCGCTCCGGCAACGGCGCTCCGGGCCCCGACTACTGGCAGAACCGCGTGGACTACTCGATCCACGCCGACCTGGACACCGAAAGCCAGCAACTCGGCGCCCGCGAAGTCATCCACTACACCAACAACAGTCCGGACGCGCTGGCCAGCCTGTGGCTGCAGCTGGACCAGAACATCTACCGCAAGGACGCGCGTTCGATCCACGCCAGCGGCTGGCCGCGCACGAAGTTCACCGAGGGCTACCGGTTCGCCAAGGTGGAGGTGGAAGTCGGCGGGCAGCGTTACCCGGCCGACTACCTGATCGACGACACGCGCATGCAGGTCCGGCTGCGCCAGCCCCTGCCGCCCGGCGGCGCCGATCTCAAGCTGCACATCGACTACGACTACGACATTCCCGGCGACTTTGGCGGCCGTACCGCGATCGGCGACAGCGAGCACGGCCCGATCTACGACATCGCGCAGTGGTATCCGCGCATGGCGGTCTACGACGACCAGCGCGGCTGGGACACGCTGCCCTATCTCGCCTCCGAGTTCTATCTGGAATACGGCGATTTCGACTACTGGATCACCGTCCCGGCGGCGATGCTGGTGGCCGGTTCGGGCGAACTGGTCAACCCCCAGGACGTGCTCACCGCGCAGCAGCGGCAACGCCTGAAGCAGGCGCGCAGCAGCGATCGCACGGTAATGATTCGCTCACCGGAAGAAGTCGGCGACCCCGCCTCGCGACCGCAGAGCGAAAAGCCGCTGACCTGGCACTATCACATGCAGGACACGCGGGACACGGCCTTCGCCGCCTCCGCCGCCTTCGTCTGGGACGCCGCGCGCATCCAGTTGCCTGGCGGCAGGACCTCGCTGGCGATGTCCTACTACCCGGCCGAACGCGCCGGCGACGACGCCTGGGGCCGTTCCACCGAATTTCTCAAACACGCCGTCGAGCAGTTCTCGCAACGCTGGTTTCCCTATCCCTACCCGGCGGCGATCAACGTCGGTGGCCCGGTCGGCGGCATGGAGTATCCCGGCATCCTGTTCGACAGCATGAAGGACGGCGGCGGCAAGCTGTTCTGGATCACCGTGCACGAAATCGGCCACACCTGGTTCCCGATGATCGTCGGCTTCGACGAGCGTCGCAGCGCGTGGATGGACGAAGGCTTCAACACCTTCATCGACGTCTACGAATCCGACGATTTCAACGACGGCGAGTTCGGCCCCAAGCGCGACTCCGAATACACCCCCGGCGGCGGCAGCCCGGTGGAGGAGATCATCCCCATCATGAGCGACCCGGAGGCGCCGATCCCGCTGATCCGCGCCGACGCCATCGCCGAGAAATACCGTCATTCGATCAGCTACTACAAGTCCGCGCTGGGCCTGATCCTGCTGCGCGAGCAAATCCTCGGCCCCGAACGCTTCGACTGGGCCTTCCGCAAGTTCATCGCCGACTGGGCGTTCAAGCACCCCTCGCCTTCGGACTTCTTCCGCGCCATGGACAGCGCCGGCGGCGAGGACCTGAGCTGGTTCTGGCGCGGGTGGTATCTCAACAACTGGACACTGGACCTGGCCACCACCGGCGTCCACGCGGTCGACGGCGACGATGCCAAGGGCTACACCGTCACCATCGCCAACCTCGACCGCCTGGTGATGCCGGCGACCGTGCAAATCGACTTCGCCGACGGCACGCAGCAACGCGAACGCCTGCCGGCGGAAGCCTGGCTGCAGAAGACCGAGGTCGGCATTCACGTCGACCGCCCGGTGGCCCGCGTCAGCGTCGACCCGGACCACCTCATCCCGGACCGCAACCGCGACAACAACGTCTACGAGGCGCCGACACCCTGA
- a CDS encoding bifunctional 2-methylcitrate dehydratase/aconitate hydratase gives MSTLEIRSAQRPDWDQVLVDIVDYVRDYEIRSELAYDTARNCLIDTLGCGLEALEYPAAKKLLGPIVDGTVVPNGARVPGTRFQLDPVQAAFNIGALIRWLDFNDTWLAAEWGHPSDNLGGILATADWLSRSAVTAGKPPLVMRDVLTGMIKAHEIQGCIALENSFNQVGLDHVLLVKVATTAVVADMLGLSRNEQLAAVSLAWVDGQSLRTYRHAPNTGSRKSWAAGDASSRGVRLALMAKTGEMGYPGALSAKIWGFYDVSFGGKPFAFQRPYGSYVMENILFKISFPAEFHGQTGAEAAIRVHGLLKQQGRTADDIAKITIRTQQACLRIIDKTGPLDNPADRDHCIQYMVAVAILFGRLTSADYENGVAADPRIDALRDTMQCVEDPQFTRDYHDPDKRSIANALTVEFRDGSRLDEVLVEYPVGHKRRREEGIPLLEAKFRTNLARMFPDKQQKAIFNVSLDQASLEAMPVHEYVDLYVI, from the coding sequence ATGTCCACTCTCGAAATCAGGTCCGCCCAGCGTCCCGACTGGGATCAGGTTCTCGTCGACATCGTCGACTACGTCCGCGACTACGAAATCCGCTCCGAACTGGCATACGACACAGCCCGCAACTGTCTGATCGACACGCTCGGTTGTGGGCTTGAGGCACTGGAGTATCCGGCTGCGAAGAAATTGCTGGGTCCGATCGTGGACGGCACGGTGGTGCCCAACGGTGCGCGCGTACCCGGCACGCGCTTCCAACTCGACCCGGTGCAGGCCGCCTTCAATATCGGCGCGCTGATCCGCTGGCTGGATTTCAACGACACCTGGCTGGCTGCCGAATGGGGACACCCGTCCGACAATCTTGGCGGCATTCTGGCGACGGCGGACTGGCTCAGCCGCAGCGCCGTCACTGCTGGCAAGCCGCCGCTGGTGATGCGCGACGTGCTCACCGGCATGATCAAGGCGCACGAAATCCAGGGCTGTATCGCACTTGAGAACAGCTTCAACCAGGTGGGGCTCGATCACGTGCTGCTGGTCAAGGTGGCAACGACCGCGGTGGTGGCGGACATGCTGGGACTGAGCCGAAATGAACAACTGGCCGCCGTGTCGCTGGCCTGGGTGGACGGACAATCCCTGCGCACCTACCGCCACGCCCCCAACACCGGCAGCCGCAAGAGCTGGGCGGCCGGCGATGCCAGCAGCCGCGGCGTACGGCTGGCGCTGATGGCAAAGACCGGCGAGATGGGCTACCCCGGCGCGCTCAGCGCGAAAATCTGGGGCTTCTACGACGTGAGCTTCGGCGGCAAACCGTTCGCGTTCCAGCGGCCCTACGGCAGCTACGTGATGGAGAACATCCTGTTCAAGATCAGTTTCCCGGCCGAGTTTCACGGCCAGACCGGCGCCGAGGCGGCGATCCGGGTCCACGGCCTGCTCAAGCAACAGGGCCGCACGGCGGACGACATCGCGAAAATCACGATTCGCACGCAGCAGGCCTGCCTGCGCATCATCGACAAGACCGGGCCACTCGACAATCCGGCTGACCGCGATCATTGCATTCAATACATGGTGGCGGTGGCGATACTGTTCGGGCGCCTGACCTCAGCCGACTACGAGAACGGGGTGGCCGCCGACCCGCGCATCGACGCCCTGCGCGACACGATGCAATGCGTGGAAGATCCGCAGTTCACACGCGACTATCACGATCCCGACAAGCGCAGCATCGCCAATGCGCTGACAGTGGAATTTCGCGACGGCAGCCGTCTGGACGAGGTGCTTGTGGAATATCCGGTGGGCCACAAGCGCCGTCGCGAAGAAGGCATCCCGCTGCTGGAGGCGAAGTTCCGGACCAATCTGGCGCGCATGTTCCCGGACAAACAGCAGAAGGCGATCTTCAACGTATCCCTGGATCAGGCCTCGCTGGAGGCTATGCCGGTTCACGAGTACGTGGATCTGTACGTGATCTGA
- a CDS encoding DUF418 domain-containing protein produces MGIGPNPGLVGVVLISVLVFTMQVPVSHWWLNRYRFGRVEWPWRSLSYGARQAMRREPPFTSP; encoded by the coding sequence CTGGGAATCGGCCCGAATCCGGGCTTGGTCGGCGTGGTCCTGATCAGCGTATTGGTGTTCACGATGCAGGTGCCGGTCAGCCACTGGTGGCTGAACCGCTACCGCTTCGGTCGTGTGGAATGGCCATGGCGCAGCCTGAGCTACGGCGCGCGCCAAGCCATGCGTCGCGAGCCGCCGTTCACGTCGCCGTAG
- a CDS encoding ABC transporter substrate-binding protein yields MRVFSHTCSNTEIVCALDAVECLIGVDDDSDHPPEIVATLPKLGRDLDLDVAAVIAQKPDLVLSSLTVPGHERIVDALKAAGIRTLVCDPQSLEDVYGDVLRIATALGVAQRGERLVTQMRERMPPVERTARPRVLLEWWPKPVIVPARRSWATDLVELAGGLNPWGATDAKSKPLEPHEAIAANPDIVVMSWCGVAEANYRAEVVRRRPGWQTVPAVAHNRIFPITEAWLGRPGPRLMDGYDALKRHIDAFTS; encoded by the coding sequence ATGCGTGTCTTCTCACATACCTGCTCGAATACCGAGATTGTCTGCGCGCTCGATGCGGTGGAGTGTCTGATCGGCGTCGACGACGACTCGGATCATCCCCCGGAGATCGTGGCCACGCTGCCCAAGCTCGGTCGCGACCTGGACCTCGACGTCGCCGCGGTCATCGCCCAGAAACCGGATTTGGTGCTCAGCTCGCTGACCGTGCCCGGGCACGAGCGCATCGTCGACGCTCTGAAAGCCGCCGGCATCCGCACCCTGGTCTGCGACCCGCAAAGCCTCGAAGACGTGTATGGCGACGTGCTGCGCATCGCCACCGCACTCGGGGTCGCGCAACGCGGAGAACGGCTGGTGACGCAAATGCGCGAACGGATGCCGCCGGTGGAGCGCACAGCACGACCGCGCGTATTGCTGGAATGGTGGCCCAAGCCGGTCATCGTTCCGGCAAGGCGTTCCTGGGCCACGGATCTGGTGGAACTGGCCGGCGGCCTCAATCCCTGGGGTGCGACGGACGCCAAAAGCAAACCACTGGAGCCGCACGAGGCGATCGCGGCGAACCCCGATATCGTGGTGATGTCCTGGTGCGGCGTTGCCGAAGCGAATTACCGGGCGGAGGTGGTGCGGCGACGCCCCGGCTGGCAGACCGTTCCGGCGGTGGCTCACAACCGAATCTTTCCGATCACTGAAGCCTGGCTCGGTCGCCCCGGCCCTCGCCTGATGGACGGCTATGACGCGCTGAAACGCCACATTGACGCATTTACCAGCTGA
- a CDS encoding ISAzo13 family transposase — protein MGMPSETLRRKFGAAWPHLDERTRRIMAASEAVSLGYGGVSIVSRASGLSRKAIHKGMHELEEGEPLVGRVRRPGAGRKSITQSDPELVQTLERLIDEQTRGDPESALRWICKSTRAIARELAEQDHPASHVKVAQILHDLDYSLQSNRKTEEGADHPDRDAQFRHLNLTVKRYLRQRLPVISVDTKKKELIGNYRNAGQQWRASGEPLHVQGHDFPGPDVPRAFPYGIYDIGRNAGFVNVGTDHDTGAFAVASIRGWWRAEGRRLYPDAQKILITADGGGSNGWRLRLWKLELQRFADQAGLTVAVRHFPPGTRKWNKIEHRLFSFISSNWRGEPLRDYETIVKLIAGTATAKGLKVTCRLDRRKYPTGRNVSDEEMQRVNLERDKFHGEWNYVIKPGAKAR, from the coding sequence ATGGGCATGCCGTCGGAGACGTTGAGGCGAAAGTTTGGTGCGGCATGGCCGCATCTGGATGAGCGCACGCGGCGGATCATGGCAGCGAGCGAGGCGGTGAGCCTGGGCTACGGTGGCGTTTCGATCGTGTCGCGCGCCAGCGGCCTTTCGCGCAAGGCGATCCACAAGGGGATGCACGAGCTTGAAGAAGGCGAGCCGCTGGTCGGACGAGTCCGCCGACCCGGCGCTGGTCGCAAATCCATCACGCAGTCCGATCCGGAGCTGGTGCAGACGCTGGAGAGGCTGATCGACGAGCAGACGCGCGGCGACCCGGAATCGGCGCTGCGCTGGATCTGCAAGAGCACGCGCGCGATCGCCCGGGAACTGGCGGAGCAGGATCATCCGGCCAGCCACGTGAAGGTGGCGCAGATTCTCCATGACCTGGACTACAGCCTGCAGAGCAACCGCAAGACCGAAGAGGGGGCGGATCACCCGGACCGGGATGCGCAGTTCCGCCACCTCAATCTCACGGTCAAGCGCTACCTCCGGCAGCGCCTGCCGGTCATTTCGGTGGATACCAAGAAGAAGGAACTGATCGGCAACTACCGCAACGCTGGGCAGCAATGGCGTGCCAGTGGGGAGCCGCTCCACGTTCAAGGGCACGACTTTCCGGGGCCGGACGTTCCCCGCGCGTTTCCCTACGGCATCTACGACATCGGCCGCAACGCGGGCTTCGTGAACGTGGGGACCGACCATGACACCGGGGCCTTCGCCGTTGCCTCGATTCGCGGCTGGTGGCGAGCAGAGGGGCGGCGTCTGTATCCCGACGCCCAAAAGATCCTGATCACGGCCGACGGCGGCGGCAGCAACGGGTGGAGGCTTCGGCTCTGGAAGCTGGAGTTGCAGAGATTCGCGGACCAGGCCGGCCTGACGGTAGCGGTCCGCCACTTTCCTCCCGGCACCCGCAAGTGGAACAAGATCGAGCACCGGCTGTTCTCGTTCATTTCCTCCAACTGGCGCGGCGAACCGCTGCGCGATTACGAGACCATCGTCAAGCTCATCGCCGGCACGGCGACAGCGAAGGGACTGAAAGTCACGTGCCGGCTGGATCGGCGAAAATATCCCACCGGCCGCAACGTCAGCGATGAAGAGATGCAACGCGTTAACCTGGAACGCGACAAGTTTCATGGCGAGTGGAACTACGTCATCAAGCCGGGCGCCAAGGCTCGTTGA
- a CDS encoding sugar transferase encodes MDESPVSAGLLRGSNPAFQKKLEACLYDHHSRASSETDVFMPEPGRSATRGGASIETQDWSATHARYARFGKRAFDLAFASLFMLLLGFWLLPLIGLLIKLDSRGPVFFRQFRLGANGVQFRCFKFRTMTHDPRAGFVQAQKNDPRVTRVGRILRKTNLDELPQFLNVLMGEMSVVGPRPHVPELDELFAECVPGYSMRTSVLPGVTGLAQVSGCRGETRSIRKMTHRVRFDLFYARNMSLRMDIKIVFLTVWRALSGDEYAY; translated from the coding sequence ATGGACGAAAGCCCAGTAAGTGCGGGTTTGCTGCGCGGCAGCAATCCGGCGTTTCAGAAAAAACTCGAAGCCTGTCTGTACGATCACCATTCCAGGGCTTCTTCGGAGACTGACGTGTTCATGCCCGAACCGGGGCGCAGCGCCACTCGTGGCGGCGCAAGCATAGAGACCCAGGACTGGTCCGCCACCCATGCGCGCTATGCCCGCTTCGGAAAGCGCGCCTTCGATCTAGCGTTTGCCTCGCTGTTCATGCTCCTGCTCGGGTTCTGGCTGCTGCCGCTGATCGGTCTGCTGATCAAACTCGACAGCCGTGGCCCGGTATTTTTCAGGCAGTTCCGCCTCGGGGCCAACGGAGTGCAATTCCGCTGCTTCAAGTTCCGGACGATGACGCACGACCCCAGGGCGGGCTTCGTGCAGGCGCAGAAAAACGATCCGCGCGTGACCCGAGTGGGCCGAATTCTGCGCAAGACCAATCTCGACGAACTACCTCAGTTCCTGAACGTTTTGATGGGCGAAATGTCCGTGGTCGGCCCCCGCCCGCATGTGCCCGAACTGGATGAATTGTTCGCCGAATGCGTACCGGGTTACTCGATGCGCACCTCGGTGTTACCGGGCGTCACCGGCCTGGCGCAGGTTTCCGGCTGCCGCGGCGAAACCCGCAGCATTCGCAAAATGACGCATCGTGTGCGCTTCGATTTGTTCTATGCACGCAACATGAGCCTGCGCATGGACATCAAGATCGTGTTCCTCACGGTCTGGCGTGCGCTGAGTGGTGACGAATACGCATACTGA
- a CDS encoding NADP-dependent isocitrate dehydrogenase: MSTQQPTITYTLTDEAPLLATCAFLPIIQAFAKPAGIKVTTSDISVAARILGEFPEFLSEEQRVPDNLAELGRMTQQPDTNIIKLPNISASVHQLISAIKELQSKGYKIPDFPEAPKTDEEKAIRQRYSKCLGSAVNPVLREGNSDRRAPKAVKEYARKHPHSMGEWSMASRTHVAHMKHGDFYHGEKSMTLDRARNVKMELVTKGGESIVLKPKVELLDGEIIDSMYMSKKALLEFYEEQMEDARKTGIMLSLHVKATMMKVSHPIVFGHAVRIFYKEAFEKHGELFKELGVNVNNGLVNLYDKIESLPTSKHEEIVRDLHACHEHRPELAMVDSAKGISNLHAPNDVIVDASMPAMIRIGGKMWGADGRPKDTKAVIPESTFARIYQEIINFCKTNGNFDPVTMGTVPNVGLMAQKAEEYGSHDKTFEVPEEGEARIVDIETGEVLLVQHVEAGDIWRMCQVKDAPIRDWVKLAVNRCRASGMPAVFWLDPYRPHEAEMIKKVKTYLKDHDTSGLDIQIMSQVRAMRYTLERVIRGLDTISVTGNILRDYLTDLFPIMELGTSAKMLSIVPLMAGGGMYETGAGGSAPKHVKQLVEENHLRWDSLGEFLALAVSLEDLGIKTGNARAKILGKTLDIATGKLLDENKNPSRTTGELDNRGSQFYLAMYWAQALAEQTEDVELQSHFAKLAKTLVEQEETIIGELAAVQGQPVDIGGYYWADREKMNAVMRPSKTFNAVLDDAKA; the protein is encoded by the coding sequence ATGAGCACCCAGCAGCCAACCATCACCTACACCCTGACCGACGAGGCGCCCCTGCTGGCGACCTGCGCATTCCTGCCCATCATTCAGGCCTTCGCCAAACCGGCGGGCATCAAGGTGACAACCAGTGACATTTCGGTGGCGGCGCGCATTCTGGGCGAATTTCCCGAATTCCTGAGCGAAGAACAGCGGGTGCCGGACAACCTGGCCGAACTGGGCAGGATGACCCAGCAGCCGGACACGAACATCATCAAGCTGCCCAACATCAGCGCCTCGGTGCATCAGCTGATCAGCGCGATCAAGGAACTGCAGTCCAAGGGCTACAAGATTCCGGACTTCCCGGAGGCCCCGAAGACCGACGAGGAGAAGGCGATCCGTCAGCGCTATTCCAAGTGCCTGGGCAGCGCGGTGAACCCGGTGCTGCGTGAAGGCAATTCGGACCGCCGCGCGCCGAAGGCGGTGAAGGAATACGCGCGCAAGCATCCGCACAGCATGGGCGAGTGGAGCATGGCCTCGCGCACCCACGTCGCCCACATGAAGCATGGCGACTTCTATCACGGCGAGAAGTCGATGACGCTGGATCGCGCCCGCAACGTGAAGATGGAACTCGTCACCAAGGGCGGCGAATCGATCGTGCTCAAGCCCAAGGTGGAGCTGCTCGACGGCGAGATCATCGACAGCATGTACATGAGCAAGAAGGCCTTGCTCGAGTTCTACGAAGAACAGATGGAAGACGCCCGCAAGACCGGCATCATGCTCTCGCTGCACGTGAAGGCGACGATGATGAAGGTGTCGCACCCGATCGTGTTCGGTCACGCCGTGCGCATCTTCTACAAGGAAGCCTTCGAGAAGCACGGCGAGTTGTTCAAGGAGCTGGGTGTCAACGTCAACAACGGGCTGGTCAATCTGTACGACAAGATCGAATCGTTGCCGACCTCCAAGCACGAGGAGATCGTCCGCGATCTGCACGCCTGCCACGAACACCGCCCCGAGCTGGCGATGGTCGACTCGGCCAAGGGCATCTCCAACCTGCATGCGCCGAACGACGTGATCGTGGACGCCTCGATGCCGGCGATGATCCGCATCGGCGGCAAGATGTGGGGCGCCGATGGCCGGCCCAAGGACACCAAGGCGGTCATTCCCGAGAGCACCTTCGCCCGTATCTATCAGGAGATCATCAACTTCTGCAAGACCAACGGCAATTTCGATCCGGTCACCATGGGCACCGTGCCCAACGTCGGCCTGATGGCGCAGAAGGCCGAGGAATACGGCTCCCACGACAAGACCTTCGAGGTGCCCGAGGAAGGCGAAGCCCGCATTGTCGACATCGAAACCGGCGAAGTCTTGTTGGTGCAGCACGTGGAAGCCGGTGACATCTGGCGCATGTGCCAGGTCAAGGACGCGCCGATCCGCGACTGGGTCAAGCTCGCCGTCAACCGCTGCCGCGCCTCCGGCATGCCGGCGGTGTTCTGGCTGGACCCCTATCGCCCGCACGAGGCGGAGATGATCAAGAAGGTCAAGACCTATCTCAAGGATCACGACACCAGCGGTCTGGACATCCAGATCATGTCGCAGGTGCGCGCCATGCGTTACACGCTGGAGCGCGTGATTCGCGGCCTGGACACGATCTCCGTCACCGGCAACATCCTGCGCGACTACCTCACCGATCTGTTCCCGATCATGGAACTGGGCACCAGCGCCAAGATGCTGTCGATCGTTCCACTGATGGCCGGCGGCGGGATGTACGAAACCGGCGCCGGCGGCTCGGCTCCGAAGCACGTCAAGCAGCTGGTTGAGGAGAACCACCTGCGCTGGGATTCGCTCGGCGAGTTCCTGGCGCTGGCCGTGAGCCTGGAAGATCTCGGTATCAAGACCGGCAATGCACGCGCCAAGATACTTGGCAAAACCCTGGACATCGCCACTGGCAAGCTGCTGGACGAGAACAAGAACCCGTCCCGCACCACCGGCGAACTCGACAACCGCGGCAGCCAGTTCTATCTGGCGATGTACTGGGCGCAGGCGCTGGCCGAGCAGACCGAGGACGTGGAACTGCAGTCGCATTTCGCCAAACTGGCCAAGACTCTGGTCGAGCAGGAAGAGACCATCATCGGCGAGCTTGCTGCGGTGCAGGGTCAGCCCGTCGATATCGGCGGCTACTACTGGGCCGATCGCGAGAAGATGAACGCGGTCATGCGGCCCAGCAAAACGTTCAACGCGGTGCTGGATGACGCCAAGGCTTGA